One Halobaculum sp. CBA1158 DNA segment encodes these proteins:
- a CDS encoding 2,5-diamino-6-(ribosylamino)-4(3H)-pyrimidinone 5'-phosphate reductase gives MHVHVNAAVSVDGKLSSRRREQVRISGADDFDRVDRIRAAADAVLVGVGTVLADDPRLTLDEEDRRVQRLRNGRPGSPARVVADSRARTPTDARILDDAATTYLLVGDGADPDRLAALRDAGAEIVAAGGGAGDDDAGNGGRVDLAAALDALEREGIDRLMVEGGGEVIFSLFEANLVDELTVYVGSLVIGGRDAPTLADGEGFVDPDSFPRLTLVGVDRVDDGVLLSYES, from the coding sequence GTGCACGTCCACGTCAACGCCGCCGTCTCCGTCGACGGAAAGCTCTCCTCGCGCCGCCGCGAGCAGGTGCGGATCAGCGGCGCGGACGACTTCGACCGCGTCGACCGGATCCGCGCGGCCGCCGACGCGGTCCTCGTCGGCGTCGGCACGGTGCTCGCCGACGACCCGCGCCTCACGCTCGACGAGGAGGACCGCCGCGTCCAGCGCCTCCGCAACGGCCGTCCCGGGAGCCCCGCGCGCGTCGTCGCCGACTCGCGCGCAAGGACGCCGACGGACGCGCGGATCCTCGACGACGCCGCGACCACCTACCTGCTCGTCGGCGACGGGGCCGACCCCGACCGGCTCGCGGCCCTCCGCGACGCCGGCGCAGAGATCGTCGCCGCCGGTGGGGGGGCGGGCGACGACGACGCCGGGAACGGCGGTCGCGTCGACCTCGCGGCCGCCCTCGACGCGCTCGAACGCGAGGGCATCGATCGCCTCATGGTCGAGGGCGGCGGCGAAGTCATCTTCTCGCTGTTCGAGGCGAACCTCGTCGACGAGCTCACGGTGTACGTCGGGTCGCTCGTTATCGGCGGCCGCGACGCCCCGACGCTCGCCGACGGCGAGGGGTTCGTCGACCCCGACTCGTTTCCCCGGCTCACACTCGTCGGCGTCGACCGCGTCGACGACGGGGTACTCCTCTCGTACGAGAGTTGA
- a CDS encoding transcription factor S — MQFCDECGSMMKAEDDTWVCGSCGHEELRDEATEAAMTTTQGQEGSTVVDVSEMDQSEVGPTVEQKCPECDEVQTVRYEMKQIRSADESETRFFTCTECGQKWREDDH; from the coding sequence ATGCAATTCTGCGACGAGTGCGGATCGATGATGAAAGCCGAGGACGACACGTGGGTCTGCGGGTCGTGCGGGCACGAGGAGCTTCGCGACGAGGCGACGGAGGCGGCGATGACGACGACGCAGGGACAGGAGGGCTCGACCGTGGTCGACGTCTCCGAGATGGACCAGTCCGAGGTCGGCCCGACGGTCGAACAGAAGTGCCCCGAGTGCGACGAGGTGCAGACCGTGCGCTACGAGATGAAGCAGATCCGCTCGGCCGACGAGTCCGAGACGCGCTTTTTCACCTGCACCGAGTGCGGGCAGAAGTGGCGCGAGGACGACCACTAG
- a CDS encoding SDR family NAD(P)-dependent oxidoreductase has protein sequence MRNYPEDVAGVDDERLVGQTALVTGSTSGIGRETALALGRLGAHVIVHGRDAEAGGEVVDTVEDAVNEGTAEFVRADFADPDDVAALADATRTIAAARDDPDDADGDAGGLDILVNNAGGYFRDAHLTDLGVEYTFHVNHLSPFQLTTDLLDDLAEDARVVTTASEAHRGDQIDLESVESIDGYSAWRAYQRSKLANLQFTAELARRLEERDDRSVTANCFHPGFVPGSGFLRDLPGPLSALGGVVDRLPFVTTPADGAATAVYLAVADEVATDSGRYYADMRPKQPSTPARDRHAQRRLWETSADLLEIDEPLPSRSEA, from the coding sequence ATGCGAAACTATCCCGAGGACGTCGCCGGCGTCGACGACGAACGGCTGGTCGGGCAGACGGCGCTCGTGACCGGATCGACCAGCGGCATCGGCCGCGAGACCGCGCTCGCGCTCGGCCGACTCGGCGCACACGTGATCGTCCACGGACGCGACGCCGAGGCCGGCGGCGAGGTCGTCGATACGGTCGAGGACGCCGTCAACGAGGGGACCGCCGAGTTCGTCCGCGCGGACTTCGCCGACCCCGACGACGTGGCAGCGCTGGCGGACGCGACCCGGACGATCGCGGCCGCCCGCGACGACCCCGACGACGCCGACGGCGACGCCGGCGGCCTCGACATCCTCGTCAACAACGCCGGCGGCTACTTTCGGGACGCCCACCTGACCGACCTCGGGGTCGAGTACACCTTCCACGTGAACCACCTGTCGCCGTTCCAGCTCACGACCGACCTGCTCGACGACCTCGCCGAGGACGCCCGCGTCGTGACGACCGCCTCGGAAGCGCATCGAGGAGATCAGATCGACCTGGAGTCGGTCGAATCGATCGACGGCTACTCGGCGTGGCGGGCCTACCAGCGCTCGAAGCTGGCGAACCTCCAGTTCACGGCCGAACTCGCCCGGCGGCTGGAGGAGCGCGACGACCGCTCCGTCACCGCCAACTGCTTCCACCCCGGATTCGTCCCCGGATCGGGGTTCCTTCGCGACCTCCCGGGACCGCTGTCGGCGCTGGGCGGCGTCGTCGACCGGCTCCCGTTCGTCACCACGCCGGCCGACGGGGCCGCGACGGCCGTGTACCTCGCGGTCGCCGACGAGGTGGCGACCGACTCGGGGCGGTACTACGCGGACATGCGTCCGAAACAGCCGTCGACGCCCGCACGGGACCGTCACGCCCAGCGTCGGCTGTGGGAGACCAGCGCCGACCTCCTCGAGATCGACGAGCCGCTCCCGTCGAGATCGGAGGCGTAG
- the trxA gene encoding thioredoxin — MSSQTPANEPVHIESEDQFAEMTGRGLVLVDYHADWCGPCKMLEPTIEEVAEEVEDLTVLKVDVDEFQGLASQAGVRGIPALQFFADGESAERLVGVQEKDDILRVVESLR, encoded by the coding sequence ATGAGCAGTCAAACTCCCGCGAACGAGCCCGTTCACATCGAAAGCGAGGACCAGTTCGCGGAGATGACCGGACGGGGACTGGTGCTCGTCGACTACCACGCCGACTGGTGCGGTCCGTGCAAGATGCTCGAACCGACCATCGAGGAGGTCGCCGAGGAGGTCGAGGATCTCACGGTGCTGAAGGTCGACGTCGACGAGTTCCAGGGGCTCGCGAGCCAGGCCGGCGTCCGCGGCATCCCCGCGCTCCAGTTCTTCGCCGACGGCGAGTCGGCCGAGCGACTCGTCGGCGTCCAGGAGAAAGACGACATCCTGCGCGTCGTCGAATCGCTTCGATAG
- a CDS encoding DUF5797 family protein, which yields MSDLTDEELERLADVVRLQPTKNSELGDRWGMDSGSDVHGYLENHLQDYYYRDDDSLIRATSEAAELTGAEPGVVDDENDPNAVPERITVPELHAQVYRVLADHDERSESVVSVLNKLREEFGVDPEAGDVRRALQSLRRKNVVEVVYRTVPTFKLAVPREDVAVAVGDEA from the coding sequence ATGAGCGACCTCACCGACGAGGAACTGGAGCGCCTCGCCGACGTGGTTCGACTCCAGCCGACGAAGAACAGCGAACTCGGCGATCGGTGGGGGATGGACAGCGGCAGCGACGTGCACGGCTACCTGGAGAACCACCTGCAGGACTACTACTACCGCGACGACGACAGCCTGATCCGGGCGACGAGCGAGGCCGCCGAGCTCACCGGAGCCGAGCCCGGCGTCGTCGACGACGAGAACGACCCGAACGCGGTTCCCGAGCGGATCACGGTGCCCGAACTCCACGCGCAGGTGTACCGCGTCCTCGCCGATCACGACGAGCGCTCGGAGTCCGTCGTGTCGGTGCTGAACAAGCTCCGCGAGGAGTTCGGCGTCGACCCGGAGGCCGGCGACGTGCGCCGCGCGCTCCAGAGCCTCCGGCGCAAGAACGTCGTCGAAGTCGTCTACCGGACGGTGCCGACGTTCAAGCTCGCGGTCCCCCGCGAGGACGTTGCGGTCGCCGTCGGCGACGAGGCGTAG
- the moaC gene encoding cyclic pyranopterin monophosphate synthase MoaC, whose translation MSDDELTHTDDAGDVQMVNVGEKPDSSRRAVARGTIHLTESTIEAVRDDEVQKGDVLATARIGAVQAVKHTWETIPMCHQIPITNVDTDFAVRDDRIDLEVAVETTGKTGCEMEALEGVTTGLNTVWDMVKAAEKDATGGYPDTRITDVEVVTKEKTVLE comes from the coding sequence ATGAGCGACGACGAGTTAACTCACACCGACGACGCTGGCGACGTGCAGATGGTGAACGTCGGCGAGAAACCCGACTCCTCTCGCCGGGCGGTCGCGCGCGGGACGATCCATCTCACCGAGTCGACGATCGAGGCGGTCCGCGACGACGAGGTGCAGAAAGGCGACGTGCTCGCGACCGCCCGGATCGGCGCTGTGCAGGCGGTGAAACACACCTGGGAGACGATCCCGATGTGTCACCAGATCCCGATCACGAACGTCGACACCGACTTCGCGGTCCGCGACGACCGGATCGACCTGGAGGTCGCCGTCGAGACGACCGGGAAGACGGGCTGCGAGATGGAGGCGTTAGAGGGCGTTACGACCGGGCTCAACACGGTCTGGGACATGGTGAAGGCCGCCGAGAAGGACGCGACGGGTGGCTACCCCGACACGCGGATCACGGACGTGGAGGTGGTGACGAAGGAGAAGACGGTTCTGGAGTAA
- a CDS encoding enoyl-CoA hydratase-related protein has product MPDSDTVTLDIADEVATITVDRPEKLNSLNVETLEALQAAVAEAEDADPRALVLTGAGEEAFIAGADISYMKDLDTPEAQAYAELGHDIARSLETFPAPSIAAVNGYAFGGGCELALACDLRVAAENAVFGQTEIDLGIVPGWGGTQRLPRLVDDEVARRLILFGERIDATDAREYGLVGEVVAHDQLESRIDELTADLAAQPQFALAAAKEAINASYGMSLEDGLTYEKRVFSGLFGTPDQREGMDAFVNKRDPDFE; this is encoded by the coding sequence GTGCCCGATTCAGACACAGTCACCCTCGACATCGCCGACGAGGTGGCCACGATCACCGTCGACCGACCCGAGAAGCTGAACTCGCTGAACGTCGAGACGCTGGAGGCGCTCCAGGCGGCCGTCGCGGAGGCCGAGGACGCCGACCCGCGCGCGCTCGTGCTCACCGGCGCGGGCGAGGAGGCGTTCATCGCCGGCGCGGACATCTCCTACATGAAGGACCTCGACACGCCGGAGGCGCAGGCGTACGCCGAACTGGGCCACGACATCGCCCGCTCGCTGGAGACGTTCCCCGCGCCCTCCATCGCGGCGGTCAACGGGTACGCCTTCGGCGGCGGCTGCGAGCTCGCGCTGGCGTGTGACCTGCGCGTCGCCGCCGAGAACGCCGTCTTCGGACAGACGGAGATCGACCTCGGGATCGTGCCCGGCTGGGGCGGCACCCAGCGGCTCCCCCGGCTCGTCGACGACGAGGTCGCCCGTCGGCTGATCCTCTTCGGCGAGCGCATCGACGCGACCGACGCCCGCGAGTACGGGCTCGTCGGTGAGGTCGTCGCCCACGATCAGTTGGAGTCGCGGATCGACGAGCTGACCGCCGACCTGGCGGCCCAGCCGCAGTTCGCGCTCGCGGCCGCCAAGGAGGCCATCAACGCCTCCTACGGAATGAGCCTGGAGGACGGACTGACCTACGAGAAGCGCGTGTTCTCGGGGCTGTTCGGGACGCCCGACCAGCGCGAGGGGATGGACGCGTTCGTCAACAAGCGCGACCCCGACTTCGAGTGA
- a CDS encoding DUF5787 family protein — MFPGAGDSEFAFELLVSRWAELAWHPAAGRRPAVVARQLGTRERRWDTVVLEVDPEAFATRRRFGGRSLDSDLLRVVRGAPASWTWYRDALDDPGFPWRYVREAVHRAAARDLVEERRGANGRIEFRGVREYPDWVERVIAIENKPDLDASAAAALADQLAHDVASGLADEVWVATGATGDRVSPALLEDMPVEVGVLEFDFADGVDADAPEVVWHPTTLDADGDPRTRLLLAERAYGKGWRSFRETMRPDCRHFELRREARALVPYCAAKERVPTAAECKGGCGSFSPEPPRWRTGGWPVEGGPGKGIRALLERRRERERERVTGDGS, encoded by the coding sequence GTGTTTCCCGGCGCGGGCGACAGCGAGTTCGCCTTCGAGTTGCTCGTGAGCCGCTGGGCCGAGTTGGCGTGGCATCCGGCGGCGGGTCGCAGACCGGCCGTCGTCGCCCGACAGCTCGGCACGCGCGAGCGGCGCTGGGACACCGTCGTCCTCGAGGTCGACCCCGAGGCGTTCGCGACGCGCCGGCGCTTCGGCGGGCGCAGCCTCGACTCAGATCTCCTGCGAGTCGTCCGCGGCGCGCCGGCCAGTTGGACGTGGTACCGCGACGCGCTCGACGACCCCGGCTTTCCGTGGCGGTACGTTCGGGAGGCGGTCCATCGGGCGGCCGCCCGCGACCTCGTCGAGGAGCGCCGCGGCGCGAACGGCCGTATCGAGTTCCGAGGCGTCCGCGAGTACCCCGACTGGGTCGAGCGGGTGATCGCGATCGAGAACAAGCCGGATCTCGACGCCAGCGCCGCCGCCGCTCTCGCGGACCAGCTCGCCCACGACGTGGCGTCTGGGCTCGCGGACGAGGTGTGGGTCGCCACGGGCGCTACGGGCGACCGCGTCTCGCCGGCGCTGCTGGAGGACATGCCCGTCGAGGTCGGCGTCCTGGAGTTCGACTTCGCGGACGGCGTCGACGCCGACGCCCCCGAGGTGGTCTGGCACCCGACGACGCTGGACGCCGACGGCGACCCGCGGACCCGGCTGCTGCTGGCCGAGCGCGCGTACGGCAAGGGGTGGCGTTCGTTTCGTGAGACGATGCGTCCCGACTGCAGGCACTTCGAGCTCCGCCGCGAGGCTCGCGCGCTCGTCCCGTACTGCGCGGCGAAGGAACGCGTTCCCACGGCCGCCGAGTGTAAGGGCGGCTGCGGGTCGTTCTCGCCGGAGCCGCCGCGATGGCGCACCGGCGGCTGGCCGGTCGAGGGCGGTCCGGGCAAGGGAATCCGGGCGCTGTTGGAGCGACGGCGCGAGCGGGAGCGCGAGCGCGTCACGGGAGATGGCTCGTGA
- a CDS encoding ribosome assembly factor SBDS — protein MISLDEAVTARLESHGTRFEVLIDPDAALEIKRGEFEGDLEDVIAAEDVFENASRGDRPPEEDVEEVFGTTDPMEIIPEVVERGEIQITAEQRQEMLEQKRKQLINRITRNAVNPQMDDAPHPPERIERALEEAGFTVDPMDPVENQIDDALDALRPVIPIRFDEVTVAVQLPADYAGSGQAKVREFGDLEREEWQADGSWVGVVTFPAGLQNDFYDLVNEVSSGEAETRVVKEEDEISRR, from the coding sequence ATGATATCACTCGACGAGGCCGTCACCGCACGGCTGGAGTCCCACGGCACGCGCTTCGAGGTCCTGATCGACCCCGACGCCGCCCTGGAGATCAAGCGCGGTGAGTTCGAGGGCGACCTCGAGGACGTGATCGCCGCCGAGGACGTCTTCGAGAACGCCTCGCGGGGCGACCGACCGCCCGAGGAGGACGTCGAGGAGGTGTTCGGTACGACCGACCCGATGGAGATCATCCCGGAGGTCGTCGAGCGCGGGGAGATCCAGATAACCGCCGAGCAGCGCCAGGAGATGCTCGAACAGAAGCGGAAACAGCTCATCAACCGGATCACCCGAAACGCGGTGAACCCCCAGATGGACGACGCGCCTCACCCGCCCGAGCGCATCGAGCGCGCGCTGGAGGAGGCGGGGTTCACGGTCGACCCGATGGATCCCGTCGAGAACCAGATCGACGACGCACTCGACGCCCTGCGACCGGTGATCCCGATCCGGTTCGACGAGGTGACGGTCGCGGTGCAGCTGCCCGCCGATTACGCCGGCTCCGGACAGGCGAAGGTGCGCGAGTTCGGCGACCTCGAGCGCGAGGAGTGGCAGGCCGACGGCTCGTGGGTGGGCGTCGTCACGTTCCCCGCGGGGCTCCAGAACGACTTCTACGACCTCGTGAACGAGGTGTCGAGCGGCGAGGCCGAGACTCGCGTCGTGAAGGAGGAAGACGAGATCAGCCGTCGGTGA
- the hflX gene encoding GTPase HflX, producing the protein MPDRHTDEAERAVVAKRVDRGRADLTEITELASAAGYEVTASLTQTRDQDAAYHFGEGKVDELARLVEREDADVVIIDNEVGPYQTFNIGGKLPEGVEVVDRFTLILDIFGQRAQTRKAQLQVELAELRYELPRAEVKASLAKRDERPGFMGLGEYDESRERDIKAQISRIDDELDAIAETEEKRREQRRESGFDLVALAGYTNAGKSTLLRRLADDLDVDENAERHPDIDSTAESQNQLFTTLGTTTRRANTGKRDVLLTDTVGFISDLPHWLVESFKSTLDSVYHADLVLLVVDASEPVEQMREKLVTSHDTLYERNEAPIVTVFNKADRLDDDELRRKREALSALAPNPVPVSGLTGERIDRLRERVEAELPDWRRERLVLPLSDDAMSLVSWVHDNGHVERESYDGEQVDLEFEAPPAVVERARSRAADVRPDPETGSVESA; encoded by the coding sequence ATCCCTGACCGTCATACCGACGAGGCCGAGCGCGCCGTCGTCGCAAAGCGGGTGGACCGCGGGCGAGCCGACCTGACGGAGATAACGGAACTGGCCAGCGCGGCCGGCTACGAGGTGACCGCTTCGCTCACGCAGACGCGCGATCAGGACGCCGCCTACCACTTCGGGGAGGGGAAGGTCGACGAACTCGCGCGGCTGGTCGAGCGCGAGGACGCCGACGTGGTGATCATCGACAACGAGGTCGGCCCCTATCAGACGTTCAACATCGGCGGAAAGCTTCCCGAGGGCGTCGAGGTGGTCGACCGCTTCACGCTCATCCTCGACATCTTCGGCCAGCGCGCACAGACCCGCAAGGCGCAACTGCAGGTCGAGCTCGCCGAGCTCAGGTACGAACTGCCGCGCGCGGAGGTGAAAGCGAGCCTCGCCAAGCGCGACGAGCGGCCCGGGTTCATGGGACTGGGCGAGTACGACGAGTCGCGCGAACGCGACATCAAGGCCCAGATCAGCCGGATCGACGACGAGTTGGACGCCATCGCCGAGACCGAGGAGAAGCGTCGCGAACAGCGCCGCGAGTCGGGGTTCGACCTCGTCGCGCTGGCGGGGTACACGAACGCCGGGAAATCGACGCTGCTGCGCCGGCTGGCCGACGATCTCGACGTGGACGAGAACGCCGAGCGGCACCCGGACATCGACTCGACGGCCGAGTCGCAGAACCAGCTGTTCACGACGCTCGGAACGACGACGCGACGGGCGAACACGGGCAAGCGCGACGTGCTCCTCACCGATACGGTGGGGTTCATCTCGGATCTCCCTCACTGGTTAGTGGAGTCGTTCAAGTCGACGCTCGACTCGGTGTATCACGCGGACCTCGTGTTGCTCGTGGTCGACGCCAGCGAGCCGGTCGAGCAGATGCGCGAGAAGCTCGTCACCTCCCACGACACGCTGTACGAGCGAAACGAGGCCCCCATCGTCACCGTGTTCAACAAGGCGGACCGCCTCGACGACGACGAACTCCGTCGCAAGCGCGAGGCGCTGTCGGCACTCGCGCCGAATCCGGTCCCCGTCTCGGGACTGACGGGCGAGCGGATCGACCGACTCCGCGAGCGCGTCGAGGCGGAGCTTCCCGACTGGCGGCGCGAGCGGCTGGTGTTACCGCTGTCGGACGACGCGATGAGTCTCGTCTCGTGGGTCCACGACAACGGACATGTCGAGCGCGAGTCGTACGACGGCGAGCAAGTGGACCTGGAGTTCGAGGCCCCGCCGGCCGTCGTCGAACGGGCGCGCTCGCGAGCCGCCGACGTGCGTCCGGATCCGGAGACCGGGTCGGTCGAGTCGGCGTGA
- a CDS encoding uS10/mL48 family ribosomal protein, protein MTFVTKLRFQSGDRAALDDTVNSLREMLERKGAECKGPHTEPAERISVPLYEGLSSGDELGDWTFEVFARRLEIHGNDHIAREVGHMDFPDSVHVEIELERKKPLGYRQN, encoded by the coding sequence ATGACCTTCGTAACCAAGCTCCGGTTCCAAAGCGGGGACCGAGCCGCGCTCGACGACACCGTGAACAGCTTACGCGAGATGCTCGAACGAAAGGGTGCCGAGTGCAAGGGCCCTCACACCGAGCCCGCAGAGCGCATCTCCGTCCCGCTGTACGAGGGACTCTCCTCGGGCGACGAACTCGGCGACTGGACGTTCGAGGTGTTCGCGCGCCGCCTGGAGATCCACGGCAACGACCACATCGCCCGCGAGGTCGGTCACATGGACTTCCCCGACTCCGTCCACGTCGAGATCGAACTCGAACGAAAGAAGCCGCTCGGCTACCGACAGAACTGA
- a CDS encoding FUN14 domain-containing protein, whose product MPGPEVLVQLDLDPQKLGLELGTGAVIGGIIGFAAKKVAKLIAVIVGLELALFKFLESREILTVNWEKLGGTFESLGSAATADAPPSWVETILSTLSVSAGFTGGFFVGFKRG is encoded by the coding sequence ATGCCAGGACCGGAAGTGCTCGTACAACTGGATCTCGACCCCCAGAAGCTCGGGCTCGAACTCGGCACGGGGGCCGTAATCGGGGGGATCATCGGGTTCGCGGCCAAGAAGGTCGCGAAGCTCATCGCGGTGATCGTCGGGCTGGAGCTCGCGCTGTTCAAGTTCCTCGAGTCCCGGGAGATACTGACCGTGAACTGGGAGAAGCTCGGCGGGACCTTCGAGTCGCTGGGCTCGGCCGCGACCGCCGACGCCCCGCCCTCGTGGGTAGAGACGATCCTCTCGACGCTGTCGGTGTCCGCTGGGTTCACCGGCGGCTTCTTCGTCGGCTTCAAGCGGGGGTAG
- a CDS encoding inositol monophosphatase codes for MDDSGDRAGDDADATDRLDTCIAAAESGGRVALDSFRSELTVETKADGPMDAVTAVDRAVQSHVFEHVSDAYPDDAVVGEEDDALKRVPESGVAWVVDPIDGTTNYVGGNRVWMTSVAVCRDGEPIAAANYAPATDDLYVAGDDVARRNGESATVRDRSDPKSFAVNPIFGLSARHRRELVRVAETVMTEFGDLRRFGCAQAALSGVATGEIDAAVSTVELSDWDTAAGVHIVRRAGGTATDVHGDRWTPGSEGLIASNGEAHEALVDAFDPVV; via the coding sequence ATGGACGACTCCGGCGACCGCGCGGGCGACGACGCCGACGCGACCGATCGTCTCGACACCTGCATCGCCGCCGCCGAGAGCGGTGGCCGAGTCGCGCTCGACTCGTTCCGCTCGGAGCTGACGGTCGAGACGAAAGCCGACGGGCCGATGGACGCGGTGACGGCGGTCGATCGCGCGGTGCAGAGCCACGTCTTCGAACACGTCTCCGACGCGTACCCCGACGACGCCGTCGTCGGCGAGGAGGACGACGCGCTGAAACGAGTCCCCGAGTCGGGCGTCGCGTGGGTCGTCGATCCCATCGACGGGACGACCAACTACGTCGGGGGCAACCGCGTCTGGATGACCAGCGTGGCGGTGTGTCGCGACGGCGAACCGATCGCGGCGGCCAACTACGCCCCCGCGACCGACGACCTGTACGTCGCCGGCGACGACGTGGCCCGCAGGAACGGCGAGTCGGCGACCGTGCGCGATCGGAGCGACCCGAAATCGTTCGCGGTAAACCCCATATTCGGGCTCTCCGCGCGCCACCGGCGAGAGTTGGTTCGCGTGGCGGAGACCGTGATGACGGAGTTCGGCGACCTCCGGAGGTTCGGTTGCGCACAGGCGGCGCTGTCGGGCGTCGCGACCGGCGAGATCGACGCCGCCGTCTCGACAGTCGAGCTCAGCGACTGGGACACCGCCGCGGGCGTCCACATCGTGCGACGGGCCGGCGGCACGGCGACCGACGTGCACGGCGACCGCTGGACGCCCGGCTCTGAGGGGCTGATCGCCTCTAACGGCGAGGCACACGAGGCGCTCGTCGACGCGTTCGATCCCGTCGTCTAA
- a CDS encoding tRNA (cytidine(56)-2'-O)-methyltransferase yields the protein MSDDVVVLRYGHRPGRDDRMTTHVGLTARALGADRVILPDNAGQSAETIRDITDRFGGPFAVELRDDQRAVTRDWTGTVVHLTMYGERVQDVEAAVRADSVAAGEPLLVVVGGEKVPFDFYEAADYNVGVTNQPHSEVAGLAVFLDRLFEGEELERAWEDADRRVIPQETGKKVVDPESVRDENDDA from the coding sequence ATGAGCGACGACGTCGTCGTCCTCCGGTACGGCCACCGCCCCGGGCGTGACGACCGGATGACGACTCACGTGGGGCTGACGGCGCGGGCCCTCGGTGCCGACCGGGTGATCCTCCCGGACAACGCCGGCCAGTCCGCCGAGACGATCCGCGACATCACCGACCGCTTCGGCGGGCCGTTCGCCGTCGAACTGCGCGACGACCAGCGGGCGGTCACCCGCGACTGGACGGGGACGGTGGTCCACCTCACGATGTACGGCGAGCGCGTGCAGGACGTGGAAGCGGCGGTCCGCGCCGACTCCGTCGCCGCCGGCGAGCCCCTGTTGGTCGTCGTCGGCGGCGAGAAGGTGCCGTTCGACTTCTACGAGGCGGCCGACTACAACGTCGGGGTGACGAACCAGCCCCACTCGGAGGTGGCGGGTCTCGCGGTGTTTCTCGACAGGCTGTTTGAGGGCGAGGAACTGGAGCGCGCGTGGGAGGACGCCGACCGGCGTGTGATCCCGCAGGAGACGGGGAAGAAAGTGGTCGACCCTGAGAGCGTACGAGACGAAAACGACGACGCGTGA
- a CDS encoding NUDIX domain-containing protein — MPVEATSAGAILFRDTRGRREYLLLKSRPGDWEFPKGGVEGEEELQQTAIREVTEEAGVEDFRLIDGFREEYDYVFEAGGNTIHKTVHLFIAHSFEASAELSTEHRDLQWRDYEQALNTITQDGPREILEEAHDYLDRLEATEADGYMLEPEPSEG; from the coding sequence ATGCCGGTCGAAGCGACTAGCGCTGGAGCCATCCTCTTCCGCGACACCCGCGGCCGCAGGGAGTACCTGCTCCTGAAGAGCCGACCCGGGGACTGGGAGTTTCCCAAGGGCGGGGTCGAAGGGGAAGAGGAGCTCCAGCAGACGGCGATCAGAGAAGTGACGGAGGAGGCGGGGGTCGAAGACTTCCGCCTCATCGACGGCTTCCGTGAGGAGTACGACTACGTGTTCGAGGCCGGCGGGAACACCATCCACAAGACGGTGCACCTGTTCATCGCCCACTCGTTCGAGGCCTCCGCGGAGCTGTCGACTGAACATCGCGACCTGCAGTGGCGCGACTACGAGCAGGCGCTCAACACCATCACCCAAGACGGTCCCCGGGAGATCCTCGAGGAGGCTCACGACTACCTCGACCGCCTGGAGGCGACCGAGGCGGACGGCTACATGTTAGAACCGGAGCCCTCCGAGGGCTGA